The sequence TTTCAAACGCCCTTTTTTCAACAACACCAAACCGTAAACCACTCTCATTACTCACTTCGATGTGCTCATGGAGGGTTTTTCAGGGGGGACTATGTACTATCGAAAGTTTTGCCATGGGTTAAAATTTCTCAGCCTCCTTCGCGGGAATGACAAAGAGGGTGAGACTTTAATCCCTAAAGTTTTCAAACTGAAGTGGTAGGCCGAAGTCTTGTGATTTTATGAAGGCGATGGCTTCTTGTAAGTCGTCTCGTTTTTTTCCGGTGACGCGTACTTGAGTGTCTTGGATTTGAGCTTGCACTTTCATTTTTGTGTCTTTGATGCTCTTTGTGATTTTTTTTGCAGTGTCTTGATCAATTCCGTTTTTCAATTTCACGGTGCACTTCACCAGCCCATCGGCGCCAGCTTCTACTTTGCCAACATCAAGTGCTTTCATGTCGATGCCGCGTTTGATGGCTTTGGTTTGAATGATGTCGATGAGCGCTTTCATTTTGAAGTCATCATCGGAGATAAGTTTTATCACCAATTCTTTTTTATCGAAGTCGATATTGCTTTTGCTTCCACGAAAATCGTAACGCGTTTCTAACTCTTTGCGCGCTTGATTAATGGCGTTGTCCAGTTCTTGTTGATTGACTTCAGACACAATATCAAATGATGGCATAAAAACTCCTTCGTGTATGATCGATTTCGTTTGCTAGTAATGCTGTAAGAAAAAACATGCAAGCGCTAAAGCGTTGTGTAGCTTGCGTTTAAAGTCAGGTGAAAAATAAAAAAGGAGAGCAGAGAAGCTCTCCTTTTTTAGGCTTGATGTCTTTTTTTAAATATCGGTAGGCGCTGTTGGTGCGGTGAAAACAACATCTGTGAGATTGACGAGATTATTGGTCACAGCTGCTGCATCTGTTTCTCGGTCGTTATCGAAATTGAGCTCACTTCCACTTGTGCCAGCAACAGCAGCATAAGTTCCGCTGTTAACGGCTTCGTAAATAAATCCATCACCAATGCCAGCGTCGCACGAGTTGCTTGGAGCATAGGTGATGTTGGCGCTGCTGCTAATCCAGGTGTCGGTTCCGCTTGCCTTGCTCATCACTTGCCGTTGTGCTTTTTCAAGTCCGGTATGGGTATTTCCTGGTCCGGCCCAATTACAAATCATAGCGGTAATGGTTCCACGCCCTGCTGCCGTTGCGATATCAGTACCAAAACCAAAGTACGCCGTTCCACTTAAGTTGTCGCTACTATCAATTGAGGTGGTAACATCAAGCACGCGCGTGTTGCCATCGCCCTGGCCGGCTTGCCAGGCGTAGGCAAAGGTGCCCGTTCCATTAGACGGATTAAGAGCGAACAATCCATAATTCCAATTATTTCCCCATCCGTCAGTATTACTTGTAGAAACTTTATCGCTTGGATCTATGTTGTTGTCTGTATCAAATGGATCTGTGCTTGATCCACAAAACTCTGCGAAATTTGTTTCGTAGGTGAGAGAAGTACCGGATGTTTTTTCATAGAGGATGGTTCCCGCATTTACGGCGCCAGATTCTGTTCCTGCTGTTCCTGCGCAGTTTCCACCATCTTCCGAGCTCTTTGCCATCGAAAAAGAAAGTTTTCCTTTGTAGGTACTATTATCTGATGTGGTTGGAATGTGCTTCAAGGTGATGGTGCCCGTTCGAACTCCAATTGCACCTCCAAAATCCATGCTGACACCAAGGGTAGAAACGTAGACAGGATCTGTTGTGCCGTCGCTGTTTGCATCAACGTTTGCCTTGCGAGCAAGGGTTGCAGATGAAACCGTAAGACCACTTACAGTAGATTGACTCTCTACAGTACTTGCAAGATCTACCGTTGCTCCAATGGTGGGAAGTGTTGTTCCAGCCTTCTTTCCAGAGCAAGCCATTACGGCAGCAATGTTAATCATGTTATCTACATTTGCTGAAACTTTTTGCACAAGTTCATTCATTTTTGCAGCGGCGCAAGCTTCTGAGACGCCTTGAGTTGTATTCCAAATGCCGGTGTCGCCAGATGGAAGTGCGCCGTCATCATCTGCTTGCCCATCATCGTTGGTGTCGCCGTCAATAGCGCTTGAGTTGAGATGACCGTTGAAGTTTACAGGGGGTCCGTAGCAGGAAGGAGAGCTTACGCTTGGAATTTGGAGTGTAAAGGCGCAGTCGTTATCGCCAGAAATTAAATTTTGAAGTGCAGTTTTTTTTGCATCATAATCTTCCGTTGCTGCATCACCTACTGCTTTAAGCGTTTTTACGCCCAGAGATGCAGAAACTGATGTTGATGCTGTTGGTGAGCTTACAACAACGTCGGCGGGAACCACTGCGGAAGTTGTTGTGTCAGCTGTTGTTCCGCTGTTCCCAGACGAACCGCAACTTGAAAGATGGAAAGAAAAAGAAAAAATCGACATGAGCAACACTAAACGCGGTAGAAAAAACTGTTTCATATTATCCCTCCAGTAAAATGAATTAGAACGAAACAAAAAGCATATTTAAAATCTAAATGAAAGAAAAAGCTGTGAGCAAAAGAAAATCTCAAAACGAAAGAACAAAGATTGCAGTTGAATCCACTGTGTATTCTTTTATAGTCTCTTGAACATGAATTTTCTTCAAATAAAATGTTACCATCGCCCAGTTGGGATTTACGTTGCTGGAGTTGTGCTGCTTTATTTTATTTTTTTTCTCACCTTTCTCTTTTTGAAGACAGCTTTTTTGCCCAGTTTTGAAGCTTGGGTTTTTTTTCATCGTTTGGGCTATGACATTGCAAATGTTCAACTGGCATGGACCAGTCTTTTGCTGGCTGGGCTTGGAGTGTTTGCGTTCATCTTTCTTCTGAAACGCTCTATCAAAGCCTATTTGCTGGCAACGAGTTTTTTTCTTACTTACCTTATCCTCACTCCGTTTTACGCCTCATTTATAGGGAGTCTCCACTTTTTTCACGTGGCGCTAGCGTTTTTTTCGTTGATTTCTCTCCGAAAAAATAGGCGTTTCTTTGATGTGTATTACAATGTTTCTACAAAAATAAAATAAGCCAAGCGTTTATTTTTTTGATACACTTAATCTTGTCTAACCTGAGGAAAGTCGCTTCCAGTCTTGTTTGAAAGGCGGCAAAGGAAATGCTATGAACATAAAAAACTTTTTTTTGCTGTTGCTGCTTGTGGTTACCACTCTTTCTTGCAGCGGTGGTTCTGGTGTAAAAACGATTTCTGTTGGGCCTGGTGTTTCGGTGAATGTAGAGAGCAACACCGAAGTTACCGTGAAGGGAAGTGAGAGTACCTTGTATCTTCCGTCCAGCATTTTTTCCGAAAACATTTCAGTGAGTCTTAGCGAAGATGCTGTAGATGTGACAGAGCTTGCTGGTTATACCTTGTTAAGCAAAAGTATTTCCCTCCATTTTTCACAAGCACAACAAACAAAAGAAAAGGCGTTTGTACTTGCCTTCACGCTTTCAAAAGAAAAAGTGCAATCACTTTTGCAAGAAGGAAAAGGCCTTTTTGCAAAGGTGAGAAATCGCGGAGAGCACATTGCATATGGAGAAGGAAAATCAGCAACCTGGTCTCTTCACTTGGGGGAGTATGACGAAAACACGGGCGAATATTCGGTAGCTTTTTATGCCACCGCGGAAACCATTGAAGTAGCGCTTGTTGCGGGTGATCCGTTAACTGTTTTTATTGGATCAGTGCAGAAAGATCGCGGAGAAGAATCGTTTGGAGCGAAATCAGTTTCAAAAGCAAGCCCACTCGCAACAGAATTAACAAGAACGATTTATAATTTTGAGGAAACACCATGGGCGGTTATTTGCGAACCTGCAAAAATGACCGTTGCCGAACGAGCATTGTGCCAAGAAGGAAACGCTCGTTATCAATTAGAACGCGTGCATGAGCGCATCCGAAGCAACACACAACTTTTGGTTGATCAGGGTTGGTCAAAGGCAAAACTCTTGCTCACAACGGCTTTGTCACTTCAGATTGCAAGAGGTGATATCAATGCGTTTACAGGCTCTCGTGATTTGCCGATCTACCTTCCGGTGGCATTTGTGGCAGGAAGAGCAAACACGGCTTGTTCAAACACAGCCGTAAAAGGATGTTACGATCCCAACAACGGAAAACTTGAGTTTACCGAGTTGGCCCTCATTGCGGAAGACCAGTTGCGATGCGGTGATACGGTGATGCATGAATTATTTCATGCGGTTCAAGCAGCCACCCTTCCCGATGTTGAAGATGTGTGGTTTAACGAAGCTACTTCATCGGCTATGGGAGCGTGGGCGGTAGCAGGGGGAAATGCGAACACCCTCATTAATAGCACGTACTGTGGTGAACATCGAGATTGGAATTTTGGCTTGGATAATTCTTCTGATGACTATCGCCCTTACAAAACCATGGAATTTTTTACAGGACTTGCCAATGGCGAGATAAGCTACTTGCCACAAGTGTTTGCCGCGCTCAGCACTTCCTCTTCTTCGCTTACCTACACCAGTTTAAATGATGCGCTCTCAACGGTGCCAACGGTTCATGCAACTCTAGGCGAAAATTACATGAACGTGGTAAGGCGAAAAATTCCAAGCTTTAACTATCCGCATTGTTCACAAATGGAACTTCAAACTGAAGATGATCTGTGGTTTGGGCTTGAAAGTGGAGCGCTTCAATCAATGAGCAGCGATTGCTACAATACCTTAGAAACAAATTTAGCAGACGGCCACTGTTGGCGTGTAGAGCTTGAAGCGGTTGGAGCGAATGCAAGTGATCTTCGCCTGGCTGTGAATGGAAAAGTGGAAGATGAAAATGTTGCCTTCCTTCGAGCTTCGCGTTTGGAGATGGTGGTTGGAGATGTAAAGCTGAACAGAACCGCAGAGGCCGATGCTTATCGTTTGCATGTGCAAGAAATTGCGCACGAAGAAGCCTGCCCGCTTCGCGAGCCGGATGTGCTTCCCAATGAGGGCGACTGTTTGCCGCGCGAAGTGCATTGCTTTAATCGCCCCAATCAAAATGGGCCAGCTGATATCACTTGTTCTCTTCGCATGACCTTGGGCACGTGTACTATTGGGGTTGTTGGCTGTACTCAATTTGGAACTGGCGGCGTTGAGTGTCATGATATTAACGGCATTCCCATCGAGTGGGGAAATTGCGGTGCCGAGCAAAACGCCTTGCAAACTGGCGTTCCGGGCGACGTGATTTCAATTCCTCAAGGCAACGGCTGTAATTCTTCACAGTTGTGCAGACGCTTGTTGTTATGCGCAGAGTAGCCACTGCGAAGGGAAAAACAGCTAAAACACTTGAAACATAAGCGGAAATCAACGCTTTACAAGATTTTCCCCGAATGCTAGACGCCCCCTTTGCAATTCGCAGTCAGCAGCACGTTCTTTAAAAATATATTCCGCAGTAGCTCAGTCGGTTAGAGCATCTGACTGTTAATCAGAGGGTCCCCGGTTCGAGTCCGGGCTGCGGAGCAAACAAGACTCGAACTCGATTTAATTCGGGTTCGAGTTTTTTCTTATGGGAGCTCAGTATCTTGCCCTCATTCTCAGATATTTTATCTACACTCTCTCTTTTAGGATTGGGTTCGCTGATTGGCGTATTTTTGAAATCTTATCTTGATCGAAAATCAAATCTACTTAGCCAAAAGCATGATTTTAAGTTTACACGTTATAAATGCATTTTGATGTTAATGGTTTCATCACTAGATTTTGAAAAACAAAAAACCGTTTTGAAAGAACATGGACGCAACTTTAATTCTACTGATGATTTATTTGATGAATTGAAGGCTGAAAAGATAAACATGGTACTGTTTTCTGATGAAAAAACTATCCATAGTCTAGACCGCTTTATCAAAAACCCTTCTCAACAAAATTTAGAAAATACCGCAAACCATATGCGAAAAGATCTCTGGTCTTAGGTTTTAATAATTTCTTTTAGCCTCTCCACAAACGGCAAGATCCTCTGATAAATCTCCGTTTGTTTGATTCGAGCTGCATTGGGATTGTTTGGCTCCATGAATTTTGCCGCCCATGTTGGGCCTACAGAATCGACTCTCTCAAATTTTTCACAAATACTCTGCAAACCTTCTTTGATAAGGCCATTGTTTAAGTGATCCTTAATTTCTTCAAAACAAGAATCAGGACCACCTTTGTAATGAGCAATGATCGAAAAAATGTCATAAGCATCTTTTTCTTTGTAGCGCTCTGAAATTGTGATGCCTTTCATGGCCAAGATACTCGTGACGTTAGCCATCTTAATGTCGCTGCTATGATGAGCGCCGTCAGGCAAATAGCCTTCAAGCATGAACGTCAGATGATGCTCAGGAAGTAAATCAGCACCTCTGGCTTTACGTGCTAAAAACTCGTCATCAATGCGTTGATGTCTGTGGCTTTTAGAAGTGCCGCCGTATTCACCTGCCAGAAAATCAACAACAACGCCCAAACCAGCAATGTCTTTTTCAAACGAAAACGGGATAGGTGTTCCTACACGGCTTTTTCTTTCGACATAACCGCGATTTGTTATGAGTTCGACAATGCTGGCGTATTGATTCTCAGAAATATTTTTGGCGTCAATCACCAGATCAATATCAATCGAGCCCACGTGGTCAAAGCCGCTGTCCTTGTTTTTAAACATTTTCAAAAGAAAATACGGTGCCCAACCGCCAACCAAATACAAATCATTACGATACCGTCCCAAAATGACCATGAGTTCTAAAAGAACCATTTGAGAACGGTTGGCTTCGTTGTTGTCAAAGTGAGTTGAAAATCGATCTGTCATATTTTTAATACCTTTTCTCTTAAGTGTTCCGCTTGCTCTCGGCCACGTGCTGGATACCTGTACAAATCAAGATAGAGCTGGATATTATTCACCACGTTTAGATTTTTGATTTGCTGAGTTTGTTTGAGAATGCGTGGGTTTTGCGGAATCACAATATTGATGTTTCCTGAGATTTCAACATCAACCAAGTTCAATTTTGTTTTCCAATAATTGATTGCTTCAGCATTAGGAATGTAAAAATCAATCAGTTGGTATCGAACAAAGGGGGCAATTAAACTGGAGCCACACATTTTGGTCAGGGCGTAGTCTTCGGAGGCATCTTCAAACTTTTTTAGAATGGCTTCCGGTTCCCCTTCGACATAATAGGGAATGACCTGGTTGCTTTCGAAGAAATAGGCATCTCGAATGAGGTCGAGTAAAACTCCCCGATTAATAAGATTCAGACGAATGCCCGGTTCTAAAAAACCAGCATCTCTCATGATATTGGCAAATTTTGAAACGAAACCGGCGCTTAAATCTG is a genomic window of Deltaproteobacteria bacterium CG11_big_fil_rev_8_21_14_0_20_42_23 containing:
- a CDS encoding YajQ family cyclic di-GMP-binding protein, whose translation is MPSFDIVSEVNQQELDNAINQARKELETRYDFRGSKSNIDFDKKELVIKLISDDDFKMKALIDIIQTKAIKRGIDMKALDVGKVEAGADGLVKCTVKLKNGIDQDTAKKITKSIKDTKMKVQAQIQDTQVRVTGKKRDDLQEAIAFIKSQDFGLPLQFENFRD